A single genomic interval of Malania oleifera isolate guangnan ecotype guangnan chromosome 13, ASM2987363v1, whole genome shotgun sequence harbors:
- the LOC131146511 gene encoding non-specific lipid-transfer protein 1-like, with product MAAAASRNLLKLGCLVLAACAAAVLAQETQLAAPGPLPPNRPNCSVVVTKLADCKPSPATPSPACCEGAKDIKGLFQSAKTTDDRQAICQCLTCQPHRGGHGPAPAPPGLQYADADYIFDKCNVQLPFPLTNTTNCKTAVK from the exons ATGGCAGCTGCGGCCTCAAGAAACCTGTTGAAGCTGGGCTGCTTGGTCCTCGCTGCATGCGCGGCGGCTGTGCTAGCGCAAGAAACACAGTTGGCAGCGCCAGGGCCGTTGCCGCCCAATCGGCCCAACTGCTCGGTGGTGGTGACTAAACTTGCAGATTGCAAACCATCTCCGGCAACTCCTTCGCCTGCATGCTGCGAGGGGGCTAAAGACATTAAGGGACTCTTTCAGAGTGCTAAGACCACGGACGATCGCCAGGCTATCTGCCAGTGCCTCACTTGCCAGCCACACCGGGGCGGCCACGGCCCCGCCCCCGCCCCCCCGGGGCTTCAGTACGCTGATGCAGATTATATCTTCGACAAATGCAATGTCCAGCTCCCTTTCCCACTGACCAACACCACTAACTGCAAAAC GGCCGTGAAGTGA